The Pyrus communis chromosome 8, drPyrComm1.1, whole genome shotgun sequence region TTCAACTCCATaattaaattatgcatgtattgCGGCGAATCACATAGGTACATTACTTATTTGGCCTAGTCCATAATAAACCATATGCCAGTTCGCTCAATTTTGCGTCAAGTTTTCTCTTAGCTCCAAGTACTTCATGtattttcttagagtctctttccaAATCTTTATAGAtctttcttaccctttttgcaTTGAGCCTTTGTCTCATAATAGAATCTTCTAACCGAAGTATCCGTAGGTCTTCAGTttacatgtccaaaccaccttaactgATTTATtatcatcttatcttcaattgcagCCACTCATGTTTTACCTCGGATATTCTCGTTCATGATCATGTCTTTTCTCGTGTGCCAACACATCCAaagaagcattctcatctcctcTACGCTCATTTTTTCCATGTGTTGATGCTTGATTGTCCAACATAAAGCATTTCTGGCTTTGTTGCTGTCTATAAAATATTTcttgagctttagtggcataCGTCAATTGTAGAACACATTTGATGTACTTTTCCACTTCATTCATCCatcttgtattctatggttgagataTTCATCCAATTCTCCGTTCTTTTCCAAGATAGATCCAAGATAATGCAAGGGCTCACTCTTTGGTACTTTTTGATCTCCAATATGGTGTAAGTTGTGTTAtaaatggtttttttatttataagataCAAGCCCCCAGGGCAAACCAGACGCAAGATCCCATAACCCCTCTTGGAAAAGAAATCTCATAACCAAATAGAACGAGTCTCATGCAGAAGAATCTGCATTCAAACGCGATTATCATAAGGTTTTAAATGGCTACTATTAACAATAATGGTCAtcatcaaaacaaattaaaacaatttagtTTAATGTGTGCGTATCTCCGCCTTCCGTGCTCAGTAGTAGCCACAAGAGTTGCGTAGAATATTTCCTCCTTTAGTGATCAGTAGCCACAAGAGTTGCGTAGAATAGTTCGTTCCAGGTATCAGGCACACCAGCAAGGCACCAGTGACTACAATCATTTCCTTTCTTTCCATCGATGCCATATGTAGATGGGTGTCCATCTTTTCTCAACTGCGATAGCAACGTTATGTCAAGCAAGATTACTGCGGATGTCATGGCAGTCAACACTTGGTTTACCACAGTTGCTGCCGGTGGTGAACCTCCCGGATATTTTGAGCCTCTTACTGGTTGAGTTTGTCCATTGCAAGTTGCTGAGTCTGACCCATTCCACTCTTTTCCACTGTTCCACCATTAgtattactaattaattaatttaattgttaCCCTTTTCAGGGtgaaattaaaccaaaatataataaaaataaaagggaaaaactaaaataaatggctacttagtactacggtctaatgatattcatcttcacttgtaagtgagatgtcttaagttcaattatcgtcaaaagagaatttgaaccacattattatgactAGCTTAGTGTAAAGCTTAGTTCACTCCTCCACCTCTAaggtagataatatcgtttgttaaaaaaaaaaaaaaaaaaaaaaaaaaaagctaaataaATTGACTGAGTATATGAGAGACTTCGTATAAATTAAATTCATCTATTTTGCTGTGGCACGTCATTTAGTAGATAAAATTATTAGGCCGAACATTATTGGATgtgatattttaattattttcttactAGAAGATTTAAAAGAGGCATCAAGCACATACTTGTAGTGGGTCGGAGAAATCCCTTGAAAGAAAACTTTGGTGTTgctaaaatcaacattataaTCCACCCACTTGGACCAAGTAGTTAATCCCTCCCTAAAAGCAACTAAACGATCCATATCCTTGAGTATCTCACCTCCTGCTTCAATGTAGTCCCATCTGACACTCGTAATACCAAAATGTATAATCAGTGCATGCAAATTGAGGTTTttaatttccaaaatatattataacttGTTCAAAGTAGTAACTTGTTAAAGTAGTATACAGTACTTAATTATAGAGATCTGACAAATTATGTTTAAATTGTATAATTTTGGTGCAATGCTTAATTATTGTATTTTGAGGTTTCTATATGTAGCATATATCTCACGGTTGTTGGCTTCCTTTATGCAGCCACCAGTGCCAAGTATTAAAGATAAGCATATCATATCCTCTCCATGCGTCCCCGTTCTCAATAGAGTCCAGCTTTAGAACCCTGCCTACTACTGTATTCACTAGGTCCACCAAAAATGCATTGCGAGATAAAGTAACCGAAACATCATAATCCTGCAAAATCCAGGGGGTTAATTTTGTGATCACTCCAAAATAATCATTTGGTaatcttattatttgttttgtattttttttaaataaaaaagtttcatcataaaatcaattgtcaATATGGGAAAAGTAGTCAAATTTCTTATAAGCCCTTGAAAGACTTTTCCTTTCACCAATGTAggactcttttaccttcacatttTCACACGCCCACTCAGAAGTGCGAATTTTGAAGCCAAATACGAGGACAACAAGAATTGGTGACAGGGGAGCATGTGTAGCCGTTAGGCTTCACATGTAGGCCaacctactctgataccatgaaaaaagttggGGTTTCACTGAAAACCATTTCACAATATGGGAAGTAGCCCTCTTATAAGCCCCTTGCAAGGTTTCTCCTTTAAAATGATGCCAGACTCTTTTTCCTTGACATCCTCACACCCACGCATGTGTGACgatttttcaagccaaacaaaTGGACAACACGAATTGGGTGATGTGAAGCATGTGTGGCCATTGAGCTTCACATGTGGGCTGACCTGCACTGATACgatgaagaaaattgaagttctaccataaaaccaattgacaatatgaggagtagcccaacctTTTATAAACCCTTGCAAGCCAAATATGTGGACAATACGTATTAGGTAATGTGGAGCACCTGCGCCCGTTGGGCTTCATACTTGGACCAgtctgctctgataccatgaagaaagttgggttctaccataaaaccaattgacaatatgggaaGTAGTTGAACTTCTTAAATCCCTTACAAAGTTTCTCCTTTTACCGATGTGGGAGTCTTTTACTTTCACAttctcataatttttttctttaaagaaaaatgCATGATAACTATTTTGAATGCACAAAACAATTCTCTTTTAAGATTAATGTTCAATAGTACTTGTCCACGTATACTAGTTAGTGATCAAAAGGCTACATTTATACACTTCGTTTAGGAACCTAATATCTAATCATATATATCGTTGGTAGAAAGTCTTTTGTAACTAGATAGATATGCATCTGAAAAACTCACAGGCAACGAAAACGTGGAGATGGCTTCTTTCCTTGTTATAGTATAATGTGTTTGGGGCACAGCAGCATACAACATACATGTTAGCGATTGCCATTGATTGAGGCTTAGAGAGTCACCTAcgaatattatttttttcccctTTAACCTCCTCAGCATGTCCTCCCCATTGAATCTGTACCATGTATATACGTTGAAAAATGAGAAATATGTGATATTTCCGAATTCTATCAAGTAATTACATATGCTTATTTAAAAGGGAATTAAAAGGTGCAAGTGTCGGTGCCTTacatttgttaattttgtatttgtgtCGCATAGTGTATATGTGGGTGTTCATAACTGTGAAGTATGTCAAGGATTGGCCATTGTAATTAAGGCTGGAGCCTAGTTATGATCACAACCCCTCCTGTTCTATCATGTGATGATAAAGTCAAATAACCCATGATATTGTCAAGGTCAATGATTTTGTATCATTTGATTTAGGAGAGTTCAAATCTTCTACACCTATTTTGTGTGTGGCCACCTCTATTATTGATGAACATGTGTTAAGTTTATGACAACAGGAGTAAGAAGAGTTAATTTTATAGACATGTGTTAATCAATATAGAAGACACGGAATTGTCACACACAAAATTAGTTTCAAATCATACGTGAAGACATTGTACAAGCGGAAGTTGATTTCTTTGCACCTTGCCCCTATTCTTGGGGCAAGGACTTAAATCTTGGAAAAACACTTTATTGCTTTCTGCAATAAGCACGTAACTATACGCACATAAATACAAGCTTTACTTATGAATCCACTTGTCTCCACCTTGCTGAATACTTATACATGTAAGCAAATGTTATCTTATCAAGCAGTATTCTAACATGCGCTGAGTATACATAGTTAATGGAGAAATTTTGGAAGGGTTTATATATAAGAAGTTTAGTTACTCTCTAATATTGCAAATTAGTTTTATGTTagaactttaattttttttattgtatcaAAGCAAGTTAGTCTACGTGCGAAGTTCAATGACTACACATGCTCTATGTCACCGAATTCACGTTGTCTATGTATTTGGCTTAAAAATTTGCCACGCGTGAGGGGGCATGTTAATATGTGAAAGTAAAAGAGTCCCGCATCGATGAAAAAAGAAACCTTACAAGGACTTATAATTAAGAGGTCGAGTTACTTTTTATATTGTCAACTGATTTATCAACACATTGGTTCCTTTTATCAACACAAGTTATGGGGCTAATGGTGTCTAATAAAGCTGTTAACCTGAACTTTTgattaaagaaaattttaattgaatgcCTGATTACTACTAAGCGCAGAGCTAGCCTATTCTGGTTGTGAGGGTTGGGGCACAACCACTTCAAGCTTGTATGTGGCTCCACCCATGCTGGCAAGAGAACGTTACTCTCTAAACAATCTAACGACTTACAAAGCTCGTATGTACATATACGTAGGATTAACGAAATTCATGTCACGTCAATCTTCAACTGTATCAGTAGAGCTCTACATATATAAAACATGGAAATCGTTACCTTGGGAGTGCACATGCGTCAGGCTTCCATCTATATTTGAGATACTGATCGTCTGGCCGTCCATTTTTCTGGCAATCAAACTCTTCCTCAACGAAAGGGCAGCCCGATGTGTCATAGAGTGGATAGCTAACATCATAAACCCAACTCCTTGAAAAAAATCACATCCTTTTGCATATGAATAATATTGGCCTTCCAAATGGAGGCATAGAAAAATGAGTAGAGCATAAGAAAAAAAGCCATAGCCCTGCAACATATTTCCCATGGTTGACAGAGATAGAAATAAAGATGTATgtgttatgtgtgtgtgtgtgtgtgtgtgtatagatTGTGTGTGGTGGCAAATGGATTGGGAATTCGATTTCAGATAGAGTGAAAGATACAAACAAACGCTAGCTACTGTGCTTTCTGTATGGATGTCATCGATTTCAGTTTGTTGGGtggggtgtttttttttttcttttcgtgtGGGGTTTACTTGGATACAAAtacccatttttctttcttgtccATTTCTTTTGATATAGCTTTTGTTAGTTTGGACGTTTTCTTGACGTGAATTATTTTCCAACAAATTTTTATATACTGGCAGATCCTTCTAAAGAAAACCATGTCTTTTTGTACAAAACAATGTTCTTTTTCCAGCTTCCAACAATGTAAAGGGCAATGATCTggtaccaaataaaaaaaaatgaagtaaataGTTGCAATGATTGTCGgcagcaaatatatatatgaaaaacaaGTGTACTTTCTCGGTGCAGACAAAACTAGTCCACAATAATTTAAGCTCAAGCATGATTTTCAATATCGCAataagtaatgttattcatattatgttcttgtatcatattttcataCAATCTTAGATGGTATTTGATGTGAACAGttatatcatttgaattaatcttatttttaaatttagtttattatttaataaacaaataattaagaaaaattagttaattaaatggtgattgtggtatacgatgag contains the following coding sequences:
- the LOC137741876 gene encoding protein trichome birefringence-like 37; amino-acid sequence: FSRSWVYDVSYPLYDTSGCPFVEEEFDCQKNGRPDDQYLKYRWKPDACALPRFNGEDMLRRLKGKKIIFVGDSLSLNQWQSLTCMLYAAVPQTHYTITRKEAISTFSLPDYDVSVTLSRNAFLVDLVNTVVGRVLKLDSIENGDAWRGYDMLIFNTWHWWLHKGSQQPWDYIEAGGEILKDMDRLVAFREGLTTWSKWVDYNVDFSNTKVFFQGISPTHYNGKEWNGSDSATCNGQTQPVRGSKYPGGSPPAATVVNQVLTAMTSAVILLDITLLSQLRKDGHPSTYGIDGKKGNDCSHWCLAGVPDTWNELFYATLVATDH